DNA from Halogeometricum sp. S1BR25-6:
CGTGACAGACCTCGACCTCCCCGCGATAGGGTACGGCACCTCCGGCGACGAGGAAGGAGACGAGTGGACCGACAACGTCGCCGCGGCGTTGGACGCCGGCTACCGCTTCGTCGACACGGCGCAGATGTACGACAACGAGGCGGAGGTCGGCGCGGGCGTCGCCGAGAGCGACGTCGACCGCGAGGATATCGTGCTGGCGACGAAGGTAGAGCCCGGACACCTCGCGCCCGAGGACGTGAAGTCGACGGCGAGAGAGAGCCTCGACCGCCTCGGCGTCGAGACGGTGGAGATGCTGTACGTTCACTGGCCGGCCGACGCCTACGACGCCGAGGAGACGCTTCCGGCGTTCGACGAACTCCGCGAAGAAGGCCTGACAGACCACGTCTGCCTCAGCAACTTCGAGCCGGACCTGCTCGACGAGGCGCGCGAGATTCTGGACGCCCCCGTCGCGGCCCACCAAGTGGAGTGCCACCCGCTCCTTCCCCAAGAAGAACTCCGCGCGTACGCCGACGAACACGACCACCACCTCATCGCCTACTCGCCGCTCGGTCGGGGGAAGATACTCGACCACCCCGTGCTCTCCGAAGTGGCCGAGAAGCACGACGTTTCGACCGCCGAGGTGTGCATCGCGTGGGCCGTCGAACACGGTATCGTCCCCATCCCGAAGTCCTCGGGCG
Protein-coding regions in this window:
- a CDS encoding aldo/keto reductase yields the protein MTDLDLPAIGYGTSGDEEGDEWTDNVAAALDAGYRFVDTAQMYDNEAEVGAGVAESDVDREDIVLATKVEPGHLAPEDVKSTARESLDRLGVETVEMLYVHWPADAYDAEETLPAFDELREEGLTDHVCLSNFEPDLLDEAREILDAPVAAHQVECHPLLPQEELRAYADEHDHHLIAYSPLGRGKILDHPVLSEVAEKHDVSTAEVCIAWAVEHGIVPIPKSSGDHVADNLAAAEMELDEADLEKIDAIEERRRVIDPDMGPWNRE